A single region of the Drosophila miranda strain MSH22 chromosome 2, D.miranda_PacBio2.1, whole genome shotgun sequence genome encodes:
- the LOC108156756 gene encoding tubby-related protein 4 isoform X2, producing the protein MHLHFERNINTKCDCTILSLSWMGKVPDDIPEDEGWKLNRTNYYQEGWLATGNVRGIVGVTFTTSHCRKNMDYPLRTNYNLRGHRSDVILVKWNEPYQKLASCDSSGIIFVWIKYEGRWSIELINDRNTPVTHFSWSHDGRMALICYQDGFVLVGSVAGQRYWSSMLNLESTITCGIWTPDDQQVYFGTTQGQVIVMDVHGAMVSQVQLSNDVPITSMAWSCEKFKMEEGEEAEPGVTNAAKRSFVLAVSFQNGYIYLLKSFDDVSPAHINTCLNGALGMVMEWSNSRELLAVAGTLRTGMDGHGLKPSEDPTTPASYTNLVKFYTETGACLYQAHIPCNSAPVSAITWGHNDKRLFIATGTQVHIAWVSRRVASLQLLCRLEIQASVGSETLLPLLPLPSRIKSLIGNLFAQTIRCCVPDLKSLRDFVSRPPLCSTRLHCTMIRHDDDSNLSSGTCYTLYLEYLGGLVPLLKGKRTSKIRPEFVIFDPQVNDASLYFQYSAEAKSSSGSSQSTTTGNSGRTDSSDSDFEERSSRFGSPRTPRKKRVRPKRRNQAGERVGTAGGGGAAAGGNDPDSLDELAYVDTLPEEVKLVEVTSNIWGTKFKIHGLAKTVPANLGQVTYKTSLLHLQPRQMTLVITELRDDFPPGPDPSFNPNIFSEDEDEQQQQHQQHHHEAVPQVNVTTPQDVATALKPPMMPQRRLLEGASAPLIAPMSPRPNRILARHKNSLTVNGGGGGERGSNAGLSPLARAESYDDDSSNDSQEAGAAAAAAACQSTTVLLHQAPSSNGSGPSSSSNGSGNGSGSGKNLTRPKTISSFKNSYSRSSSNSSCQSRHAISPLYCDGAVPTLQSPKNAVAPSDIIFERPAVPGAGQTTLMSYSSNADYANNVVQVKNALMSEPVRSANSHVNPVPLNLNLNLERMDARQVKCMAPHASASTSTSKRRDMLYIDEETQSPTPTTSSSSMKRTPTVVSIAPAMPDSITRSCSVGYLDSVAITPSDEALSALRKEAPNKRLVLVDKRRNRRKRQQQEDARRHKLQQTGKSKSLDSCDLLSLQTKLSSKEHELVVKKLQEISDSSACSSAANTLCFKCRNNMNPSSACKRCQPTSNAVLDEITAVVSVEAPAKEAPPATQPLTATQPKPATKKRFDVITSFTDSPLFTRKHRFGYGRSKDGAGTENSTPVLGRKQDNTFSFVKQLSEVRWRRKEPPPQGQVNGSSNASTLERQQQLETTGAAACGAVEATPVEAKASVSLHTQALTTLENIISRLRDLDEGRLTPPSTPQRLPRSSPASPAASKKNKRQQSNSPIRHILNSPLLNRRQRKKPSIIESSDDEGNQTNGSGAEESSNNGGGNGKQYRDLETFQKAQLRQKSSYPQLKRGKIEPNGSASCANPAPVRREFVMHNKAPMWNEMSQVYQLDFGGRVTQESAKNFQIEFRGKQVMQFGRIDGNAYTLDFQYPFSALQAFAVALANVTQRLK; encoded by the exons GATGAGGGCTGGAAGCTAAATCGCACCAACTACTACCAGGAGGGATGGCTGGCCACGGGCAATGTGCGCGGCATTGTGGGCGTCACCTTTACCACCTCCCATTGCCGCAAGAACATGGACTATCCGCTTCGGACCAACTACAATCTGCGCGGCCATCGATCGGAT GTCATCCTGGTCAAATGGAACGAGCCGTACCAGAAGCTGGCCTCCTGCGACAGCTCGGGCATCATCTTTGTGTGGATAAAGTACGAGGGCCGATGGTCCATTGAGCTGATCAACGATCGGAACACGCCAGTGACACATTTCTCCTGGTCGCACGACGGACGGATGGCCCTCATCTGCTACCAGGATGGCTTCGTTCTGGTGGGCTCTGTGGCGGGACAGCGCTATTGGTCCTCCATGCTGAACCTGGAGTCGACCATCACCTGCGGCATTTGGACGCCCGACGATCAGCAGGTGTATTTCGGCACCACCCAGGGCCAGGTGATCGTCATGGATGTCCATGGGGCGATGGTGTCGCAGGTGCAGCTCTCCAACGATGTGCCCATCACCTCGATGGCCTGGTCCTGCGAGAAGTTCAAAATGGAGGAGGGCGAAGAAGCAGAACCCGGCGTGACTAATGCGG CCAAACGCTCGTTTGTGCTGGCTGTTAGCTTCCAGAATGGATATATCTATCTGTTGAAGTCATTCGACGACGTCTCACCCGCACATATCAACACTTGCCTCAACGGCGCCCTCGGCATGGTCATGGAGTGGAGCAATTCCCGCGAACTGCTCGCCGTGGCTGGGACCCTGCGCACCGGGATGGATGGCCATGGCCTGAAGCCATCGGAGGACCCGACCACGCCCGCCAGCTACACGAATCTGGTCAAGTTCTACACGGAGACGGGGGCGTGTCTGTATCAGGCGCATATACCCTGCAACAGTGCCCCGGTGTCGGCCATTACGTGGGGCCACAACGACAAGCGTCTGTTTATTGCCACGGGAACGCAGGTGCACATTGCCTGGGTGTCGCGGCGGGTGGCCTCGCTGCAGTTGCTCTGCCGCCTGGAGATTCAGGCCAGCGTGGGCTCCGAGacgctgctgccactgctgccgtTGCCTTCTAGGATTAAGTCTCTAATTGGCAATCTGTTTGCTCAAACGATACGA TGCTGTGTACCTGATCTGAAGTCGCTGCGCGATTTTGTATCGCGACCACCGCTCTGCTCCACGCGACTCCACTGCACCATGATCCGGCACGACGATGACTCCAATCTGAGCTCGGGCACCTGCTACACGCTCTACCTGGAGTATCTGGGGGGTCTGGTGCCGCTGCTCAAGGGCAAGCGCACCTCAAAGATACGCCCGGAGTTTGTCATATTCGATCCACAAGTGAATG ATGCTTCTTTGTACTTTCAATACTCCGCGGAGGCCAAGAGCTCGTCGGGCTCCAGTCAGTCCACCACAACGGGCAACAGCGGACGCACCGACTCCTCGGACAGTGACTTCGAGGAGCGATCATCGCGCTTTGGTTCGCCCAGGACGCCGCGCAAGAAGCGAGTGCGGCCCAAGCGTCGCAACCAAGCGGGCGAGCGTGTGGGCAcagcaggaggaggcggagcagcagcaggaggcaaTGATCCGGACAGCCTGGACGAGCTGGCCTACGTGGACACACTGCCGGAG GAAGTCAAGCTGGTGGAGGTGACCTCCAACATTTGGGGAACGAAATTCAAGATCCATGGACTTGCCAAAACCGTCCCAGCCAATTTAGGCCAAGTAACATATAAGACGTCCCTTCTGCATTTGCAGCCGCGTCAGATGACGCTGGTGATCACCGAGCTACGCGACGATTTTCCACCTGGTCCCGATCCCAGCTTCAATCCCAACATCTTCTCCGAGGACGAagacgagcagcagcagcagcaccagcagcaccaccacgaGGCAGTGCCGCAGGTGAATGTGACCACGCCCCAAGATGTGGCGACCGCCCTAAAGCCGCCGATGATGCCACAGCGACGCCTGCTGGAGGGTGCGTCTGCCCCACTGATTGCACCCATGTCGCCACGCCCCAATCGAATACTGGCGCGGCACAAGAACTCGCTGACGGTGAACGGCGGAGGAGGCGGGGAACGAGGCTCAAACGCGGGACTCAGTCCGTTGGCGCGGGCCGAGAGCTACGATGATGATTCATCCAATGACTCGCAGGAAGCAggagccgctgctgctgccgccgcctgCCAGTCCACCACCGTGCTGCTGCATCAGGCACCCTCCTCCAATGGCTCGgggcccagcagcagcagcaacggcagcggcaacggcagcggcagcggcaagaATCTAACACGTCCAAAGACCATAAGCAGCTTCAAGAACAGCTACAGCCGCTCCAGCTCCAATTCCAGCTGCCAGTCGCGGCACGCCATCTCGCCGCTCTACTGCGACGGGGCTGTGCCCACGCTCCAGTCGCCCAAGAACGCGGTGGCACCCTCGGACATTATTTTCGAGAGGCCTGCAGTGCCGGGCGCCGGGCAGACCACCCTGATGTCCTACTCGAGCAATGCGGACTATGCCAACAATGTGGTTCAGGTGAAGAATGCTCTGATGTCGGAACCCGTGCGCTCAGCCAATAGCCACGTGAACCCCGTGCCCCTcaatctgaatctgaatctggaGCGCATGGATGCGAGGCAGGTCAAGTGCATGGCGCCGCATGCatccgcatccacatccacatcgaAGCGACGTGATATGCTATACATCGACGAGGAGACCCAGTCCCCGACACCCAccacgagcagcagcagcatgaaGCGGACGCCCACGGTGGTTTCCATAGCGCCCGCAATGCCCGACTCCATTACGCGCAGCTGCAGCGTTGGCTACCTGGACTCCGTGGCCATCACGCCCTCCGACGAGGCACTGTCCGCCCTGCGCAAGGAGGCGCCCAACAAGCGTCTGGTGCTGGTGGACAAGCGACGCAACCGCCggaagcggcagcagcaggaagatGCGCGACGGCACAAACTGCAGCAGACGGGCAAGTCCAAGAGCTTGGACTCGTGCGATCTGCTGTCGCTGCAAACGAAACTGTCCAGCAAGGAGCACGAGCTGGTGGTGAAGAAACTCCAGGAGATCtccgacagcagtgcctgcaGCAGTGCAGCCAACACGCTCTGCTTCAAGTGCCGCAACAACATGAACCCCAGCAGCGCCTGCAAGCGGTGCCAGCCCACGTCCAACGCTGTGCTCGACGAGATCACGGCTGTGGTCAGCGTGGAGGCACCCGCGAAAGAGGCACCGCCTGCCACACAGCCACTCACAGCCACACAGCCAAAGCCCGCGACCAAGAAACGCTTCGATGTCATCACCAGCTTCACGGACTCTCCGCTCTTCACGCGAAAGCATCGCTTCGGCTACGGGCGCAGCAAAGATGGTGCCGGGACAGAAAACTCCACCCCAGTGTTGGGACGAAAGCAGGATAACACTTTCAGCTTTGTCAAGCAGCTGTCCGAGGTGCGCTGGCGTCGCAAGGAGCCACCGCCACAGGGGCAGGTGAATGGATCCAGCAATGCCAGCACCTTggagaggcagcagcagctagaAACAACTGGAGCCGCCGCCTGCGGTGCCGTAGAGGCCACGCCCGTGGAAGCCAAGGCATCTGTGTCGCTGCACACCCAG GCTCTTACAACTTTGGAGAACATAATCAGCCGCCTGCGGGATCTGGACGAGGGTCGTTTGACGCCACCCTCGACGCCACAGCGTCTGCCACGCAGCTCTCCGGCCTCGCCGGCGGCCAGCAAGAAGAACAAGCGCCAGCAGAGCAATTCCCCCATACGCCACATTCTCAACTCTCCGCTGCTCAATCGCAGGCAGCGCAAGAAGCCGAGCATCATCGAGAGCTCGGACGATGAGGGAAACCAGACGAACGGCTCTGGCGCAGAGGAGAGCAGCAACAACGGTGGGGGCAATGGCAAGCAGTATCGCGACCTGGAGACATTCCAAAAGGCACAGCTGCGTCAGAAG TCCTCTTATCCACAGCTGAAGCGCGGCAAGATCGAGCCGAATGGCAGTGCCAGCTGTGCCAATCCGGCACCGGTGCGTCGGGAATTCGTGATGCACAACAAGGCCCCCATGTGGAACGAGATGAGTCAGGTGTATCAGCTGGATTTCGGTGGCCGCGTTACCCAGGAGTCGGCCAAGAACTTCCAAATTGAGTTCCGTGGCAAGCAG GTCATGCAATTTGGTCGTATCGATGGGAATGCCTACACATTAGACTTCCAGTATCCCTTTTCCGCCCTACAAGCCTTTGCCGTGGCTCTGGCAAATGTAACACAGCGACTAAAGTAA
- the LOC108156756 gene encoding tubby-related protein 4 isoform X4: protein MHLHFERNINTKCDCTILSLSWMGKVPDDIPEDEGWKLNRTNYYQEGWLATGNVRGIVGVTFTTSHCRKNMDYPLRTNYNLRGHRSDVILVKWNEPYQKLASCDSSGIIFVWIKYEGRWSIELINDRNTPVTHFSWSHDGRMALICYQDGFVLVGSVAGQRYWSSMLNLESTITCGIWTPDDQQVYFGTTQGQVIVMDVHGAMVSQVQLSNDVPITSMAWSCEKFKMEEGEEAEPGVTNAAKRSFVLAVSFQNGYIYLLKSFDDVSPAHINTCLNGALGMVMEWSNSRELLAVAGTLRTGMDGHGLKPSEDPTTPASYTNLVKFYTETGACLYQAHIPCNSAPVSAITWGHNDKRLFIATGTQVHIAWVSRRVASLQLLCRLEIQASVGSETLLPLLPLPSRIKSLIGNLFAQTIRCCVPDLKSLRDFVSRPPLCSTRLHCTMIRHDDDSNLSSGTCYTLYLEYLGGLVPLLKGKRTSKIRPEFVIFDPQVNDASLYFQYSAEAKSSSGSSQSTTTGNSGRTDSSDSDFEERSSRFGSPRTPRKKRVRPKRRNQAGERVGTAGGGGAAAGGNDPDSLDELAYVDTLPEEVKLVEVTSNIWGTKFKIHGLAKTVPANLGQVTYKTSLLHLQPRQMTLVITELRDDFPPGPDPSFNPNIFSEDEDEQQQQHQQHHHEAVPQVNVTTPQDVATALKPPMMPQRRLLEGASAPLIAPMSPRPNRILARHKNSLTVNGGGGGERGSNAGLSPLARAESYDDDSSNDSQEAGAAAAAAACQSTTVLLHQAPSSNGSGPSSSSNGSGNGSGSGKNLTRPKTISSFKNSYSRSSSNSSCQSRHAISPLYCDGAVPTLQSPKNAVAPSDIIFERPAVPGAGQTTLMSYSSNADYANNVVQVKNALMSEPVRSANSHVNPVPLNLNLNLERMDARQVKCMAPHASASTSTSKRRDMLYIDEETQSPTPTTSSSSMKRTPTVVSIAPAMPDSITRSCSVGYLDSVAITPSDEALSALRKEAPNKRLVLVDKRRNRRKRQQQEDARRHKLQQTGKSKSLDSCDLLSLQTKLSSKEHELVVKKLQEISDSSACSSAANTLCFKCRNNMNPSSACKRCQPTSNAVLDEITAVVSVEAPAKEAPPATQPLTATQPKPATKKRFDVITSFTDSPLFTRKHRFGYGRSKDGAGTENSTPVLGRKQDNTFSFVKQLSEVRWRRKEPPPQGQVNGSSNASTLERQQQLETTGAAACGAVEATPVEAKASVSLHTQALTTLENIISRLRDLDEGRLTPPSTPQRLPRSSPASPAASKKNKRQQSNSPIRHILNSPLLNRRQRKKPSIIESSDDEGNQTNGSGAEESSNNGGGNGKQYRDLETFQKAQLRQKLKRGKIEPNGSASCANPAPVRREFVMHNKAPMWNEMSQVYQLDFGGRVTQESAKNFQIEFRGKQVMQFGRIDGNAYTLDFQYPFSALQAFAVALANVTQRLK, encoded by the exons GATGAGGGCTGGAAGCTAAATCGCACCAACTACTACCAGGAGGGATGGCTGGCCACGGGCAATGTGCGCGGCATTGTGGGCGTCACCTTTACCACCTCCCATTGCCGCAAGAACATGGACTATCCGCTTCGGACCAACTACAATCTGCGCGGCCATCGATCGGAT GTCATCCTGGTCAAATGGAACGAGCCGTACCAGAAGCTGGCCTCCTGCGACAGCTCGGGCATCATCTTTGTGTGGATAAAGTACGAGGGCCGATGGTCCATTGAGCTGATCAACGATCGGAACACGCCAGTGACACATTTCTCCTGGTCGCACGACGGACGGATGGCCCTCATCTGCTACCAGGATGGCTTCGTTCTGGTGGGCTCTGTGGCGGGACAGCGCTATTGGTCCTCCATGCTGAACCTGGAGTCGACCATCACCTGCGGCATTTGGACGCCCGACGATCAGCAGGTGTATTTCGGCACCACCCAGGGCCAGGTGATCGTCATGGATGTCCATGGGGCGATGGTGTCGCAGGTGCAGCTCTCCAACGATGTGCCCATCACCTCGATGGCCTGGTCCTGCGAGAAGTTCAAAATGGAGGAGGGCGAAGAAGCAGAACCCGGCGTGACTAATGCGG CCAAACGCTCGTTTGTGCTGGCTGTTAGCTTCCAGAATGGATATATCTATCTGTTGAAGTCATTCGACGACGTCTCACCCGCACATATCAACACTTGCCTCAACGGCGCCCTCGGCATGGTCATGGAGTGGAGCAATTCCCGCGAACTGCTCGCCGTGGCTGGGACCCTGCGCACCGGGATGGATGGCCATGGCCTGAAGCCATCGGAGGACCCGACCACGCCCGCCAGCTACACGAATCTGGTCAAGTTCTACACGGAGACGGGGGCGTGTCTGTATCAGGCGCATATACCCTGCAACAGTGCCCCGGTGTCGGCCATTACGTGGGGCCACAACGACAAGCGTCTGTTTATTGCCACGGGAACGCAGGTGCACATTGCCTGGGTGTCGCGGCGGGTGGCCTCGCTGCAGTTGCTCTGCCGCCTGGAGATTCAGGCCAGCGTGGGCTCCGAGacgctgctgccactgctgccgtTGCCTTCTAGGATTAAGTCTCTAATTGGCAATCTGTTTGCTCAAACGATACGA TGCTGTGTACCTGATCTGAAGTCGCTGCGCGATTTTGTATCGCGACCACCGCTCTGCTCCACGCGACTCCACTGCACCATGATCCGGCACGACGATGACTCCAATCTGAGCTCGGGCACCTGCTACACGCTCTACCTGGAGTATCTGGGGGGTCTGGTGCCGCTGCTCAAGGGCAAGCGCACCTCAAAGATACGCCCGGAGTTTGTCATATTCGATCCACAAGTGAATG ATGCTTCTTTGTACTTTCAATACTCCGCGGAGGCCAAGAGCTCGTCGGGCTCCAGTCAGTCCACCACAACGGGCAACAGCGGACGCACCGACTCCTCGGACAGTGACTTCGAGGAGCGATCATCGCGCTTTGGTTCGCCCAGGACGCCGCGCAAGAAGCGAGTGCGGCCCAAGCGTCGCAACCAAGCGGGCGAGCGTGTGGGCAcagcaggaggaggcggagcagcagcaggaggcaaTGATCCGGACAGCCTGGACGAGCTGGCCTACGTGGACACACTGCCGGAG GAAGTCAAGCTGGTGGAGGTGACCTCCAACATTTGGGGAACGAAATTCAAGATCCATGGACTTGCCAAAACCGTCCCAGCCAATTTAGGCCAAGTAACATATAAGACGTCCCTTCTGCATTTGCAGCCGCGTCAGATGACGCTGGTGATCACCGAGCTACGCGACGATTTTCCACCTGGTCCCGATCCCAGCTTCAATCCCAACATCTTCTCCGAGGACGAagacgagcagcagcagcagcaccagcagcaccaccacgaGGCAGTGCCGCAGGTGAATGTGACCACGCCCCAAGATGTGGCGACCGCCCTAAAGCCGCCGATGATGCCACAGCGACGCCTGCTGGAGGGTGCGTCTGCCCCACTGATTGCACCCATGTCGCCACGCCCCAATCGAATACTGGCGCGGCACAAGAACTCGCTGACGGTGAACGGCGGAGGAGGCGGGGAACGAGGCTCAAACGCGGGACTCAGTCCGTTGGCGCGGGCCGAGAGCTACGATGATGATTCATCCAATGACTCGCAGGAAGCAggagccgctgctgctgccgccgcctgCCAGTCCACCACCGTGCTGCTGCATCAGGCACCCTCCTCCAATGGCTCGgggcccagcagcagcagcaacggcagcggcaacggcagcggcagcggcaagaATCTAACACGTCCAAAGACCATAAGCAGCTTCAAGAACAGCTACAGCCGCTCCAGCTCCAATTCCAGCTGCCAGTCGCGGCACGCCATCTCGCCGCTCTACTGCGACGGGGCTGTGCCCACGCTCCAGTCGCCCAAGAACGCGGTGGCACCCTCGGACATTATTTTCGAGAGGCCTGCAGTGCCGGGCGCCGGGCAGACCACCCTGATGTCCTACTCGAGCAATGCGGACTATGCCAACAATGTGGTTCAGGTGAAGAATGCTCTGATGTCGGAACCCGTGCGCTCAGCCAATAGCCACGTGAACCCCGTGCCCCTcaatctgaatctgaatctggaGCGCATGGATGCGAGGCAGGTCAAGTGCATGGCGCCGCATGCatccgcatccacatccacatcgaAGCGACGTGATATGCTATACATCGACGAGGAGACCCAGTCCCCGACACCCAccacgagcagcagcagcatgaaGCGGACGCCCACGGTGGTTTCCATAGCGCCCGCAATGCCCGACTCCATTACGCGCAGCTGCAGCGTTGGCTACCTGGACTCCGTGGCCATCACGCCCTCCGACGAGGCACTGTCCGCCCTGCGCAAGGAGGCGCCCAACAAGCGTCTGGTGCTGGTGGACAAGCGACGCAACCGCCggaagcggcagcagcaggaagatGCGCGACGGCACAAACTGCAGCAGACGGGCAAGTCCAAGAGCTTGGACTCGTGCGATCTGCTGTCGCTGCAAACGAAACTGTCCAGCAAGGAGCACGAGCTGGTGGTGAAGAAACTCCAGGAGATCtccgacagcagtgcctgcaGCAGTGCAGCCAACACGCTCTGCTTCAAGTGCCGCAACAACATGAACCCCAGCAGCGCCTGCAAGCGGTGCCAGCCCACGTCCAACGCTGTGCTCGACGAGATCACGGCTGTGGTCAGCGTGGAGGCACCCGCGAAAGAGGCACCGCCTGCCACACAGCCACTCACAGCCACACAGCCAAAGCCCGCGACCAAGAAACGCTTCGATGTCATCACCAGCTTCACGGACTCTCCGCTCTTCACGCGAAAGCATCGCTTCGGCTACGGGCGCAGCAAAGATGGTGCCGGGACAGAAAACTCCACCCCAGTGTTGGGACGAAAGCAGGATAACACTTTCAGCTTTGTCAAGCAGCTGTCCGAGGTGCGCTGGCGTCGCAAGGAGCCACCGCCACAGGGGCAGGTGAATGGATCCAGCAATGCCAGCACCTTggagaggcagcagcagctagaAACAACTGGAGCCGCCGCCTGCGGTGCCGTAGAGGCCACGCCCGTGGAAGCCAAGGCATCTGTGTCGCTGCACACCCAG GCTCTTACAACTTTGGAGAACATAATCAGCCGCCTGCGGGATCTGGACGAGGGTCGTTTGACGCCACCCTCGACGCCACAGCGTCTGCCACGCAGCTCTCCGGCCTCGCCGGCGGCCAGCAAGAAGAACAAGCGCCAGCAGAGCAATTCCCCCATACGCCACATTCTCAACTCTCCGCTGCTCAATCGCAGGCAGCGCAAGAAGCCGAGCATCATCGAGAGCTCGGACGATGAGGGAAACCAGACGAACGGCTCTGGCGCAGAGGAGAGCAGCAACAACGGTGGGGGCAATGGCAAGCAGTATCGCGACCTGGAGACATTCCAAAAGGCACAGCTGCGTCAGAAG CTGAAGCGCGGCAAGATCGAGCCGAATGGCAGTGCCAGCTGTGCCAATCCGGCACCGGTGCGTCGGGAATTCGTGATGCACAACAAGGCCCCCATGTGGAACGAGATGAGTCAGGTGTATCAGCTGGATTTCGGTGGCCGCGTTACCCAGGAGTCGGCCAAGAACTTCCAAATTGAGTTCCGTGGCAAGCAG GTCATGCAATTTGGTCGTATCGATGGGAATGCCTACACATTAGACTTCCAGTATCCCTTTTCCGCCCTACAAGCCTTTGCCGTGGCTCTGGCAAATGTAACACAGCGACTAAAGTAA